One region of Olleya sp. Hel_I_94 genomic DNA includes:
- a CDS encoding gliding motility-associated C-terminal domain-containing protein, whose amino-acid sequence MYRTIIALILFTLSTQFTIAQDITLFQQFNGRYDYIAIGNTLNQAENNLSQSFCSILPSSQASLNLPMDSNIISAYLFWSGSGPGDTEVSLNSQTIIAEDTYNVTYNAGSDGLLTYFASYADVTNLVITHGNGDYLFANLDISEVLTSTAGYCNNRTNYAGWSLYVIFEDSTLPLNQVNLFLGLEIINGDVQNKTIVLENVNVLDNDNAKIGFLAWEGDNALNYGESLSINGNVLSNPPLNLANNAFNGTNTFTNATDFYNADLDVYNIENNIAIGDTEVTINLTTGGLDSSGTFRADLIIINNIITVLNSQLPDVTIQLNNYQVTCNDRILTVNYSVFNYNSTDSLPANTPIAFFIDGILVAQNQTINTILIGGEETNQISFQVPNTFTDNFILEIAVDNDGTYNGIVTETNEVNNDTFEVIQLIPLPQTIQLNPLLACDEGYNKSHYDLTKTLNQIDTTIYQDFLFFETLEAISNNTNIINPSNYFSNNTPQTIYITAMTDICFDIFKFDLFTEHCPPYIPQGFSPNQDTNNDHFNIQGLYTIFENHELLIYNRYGTLIFKGDDNLKWHGQINQGLNNQGKIVPVGTYFYVLNLNDPKYKTKTGWVYVNY is encoded by the coding sequence ATGTATCGTACAATTATTGCTTTAATACTATTTACCTTATCAACGCAATTTACCATTGCGCAAGATATAACCCTGTTTCAACAGTTTAATGGACGTTATGATTATATAGCAATTGGAAACACTTTAAATCAAGCCGAAAATAATTTATCGCAATCCTTTTGTAGTATTTTACCTTCGTCTCAAGCAAGTCTAAACTTGCCTATGGACAGCAACATAATATCTGCATATTTGTTTTGGTCAGGCTCTGGACCAGGAGATACTGAAGTCTCATTAAATAGCCAAACAATAATTGCAGAAGACACTTATAATGTTACTTATAATGCTGGATCTGATGGGTTGCTTACTTACTTTGCTAGCTATGCAGATGTTACCAATTTGGTAATTACGCATGGTAATGGCGACTACTTATTTGCAAATTTAGATATTTCAGAAGTACTAACCTCAACAGCTGGATATTGTAATAATAGGACCAACTATGCAGGATGGAGTCTTTATGTTATTTTTGAAGACAGTACACTTCCTTTAAATCAAGTAAATCTATTTTTAGGATTAGAAATTATTAATGGAGACGTACAAAACAAAACTATCGTTTTAGAAAATGTTAATGTCCTTGATAATGACAATGCCAAAATTGGTTTTTTAGCTTGGGAAGGTGATAATGCCTTAAACTATGGCGAATCCCTATCTATTAATGGTAATGTATTATCCAATCCTCCTCTTAATTTAGCAAACAATGCTTTTAATGGCACCAATACTTTTACTAATGCTACTGATTTTTATAATGCAGATTTAGATGTTTACAATATAGAAAACAACATCGCTATAGGAGATACAGAGGTTACAATTAACTTAACAACAGGAGGTTTAGATTCTAGTGGAACTTTTAGAGCCGATTTAATAATAATCAATAATATTATTACGGTTTTAAATAGTCAATTACCAGACGTTACTATCCAATTAAATAATTACCAGGTTACTTGCAATGATAGAATTTTAACTGTAAACTACTCTGTATTTAATTATAATAGTACAGACAGTTTGCCTGCAAATACACCTATTGCTTTTTTTATAGATGGTATTCTGGTAGCACAAAATCAAACCATCAATACAATATTAATTGGTGGAGAGGAAACCAATCAAATCAGTTTCCAGGTTCCAAATACTTTTACTGATAACTTTATTTTAGAAATTGCAGTGGATAATGATGGTACCTATAATGGTATTGTAACAGAAACTAATGAAGTTAATAATGATACCTTTGAAGTAATACAGCTAATACCTTTACCGCAAACCATACAATTAAATCCATTATTAGCATGTGATGAAGGTTATAATAAGTCGCATTATGATTTAACTAAGACATTAAACCAAATAGACACAACCATTTATCAGGATTTTTTATTTTTTGAAACTTTAGAAGCTATTTCTAATAATACCAATATAATAAATCCCAGTAATTATTTTTCAAACAACACACCTCAAACCATATATATTACAGCTATGACTGATATTTGTTTTGACATATTTAAATTTGATTTATTTACAGAACATTGTCCTCCATATATACCTCAAGGCTTTTCTCCAAACCAAGATACTAATAACGACCATTTTAATATACAAGGTTTATATACCATTTTTGAAAATCACGAATTATTAATCTACAATCGTTATGGCACTTTAATATTTAAAGGTGATGACAATTTAAAGTGGCATGGTCAAATAAACCAAGGTCTAAATAACCAAGGTAAAATAGTACCTGTAGGCACCTACTTTTATGTACTGAATTTAAATGACCCAAAATATAAAACAAAAACAGGTTGGGTTTACGTAAACTATTAA
- a CDS encoding T9SS type B sorting domain-containing protein: MKLNLQTPIIATFILFCLSTHAQQITVDDSFTAQQLVENNLVQGCVEVTNITSTINGNVNGFSSFGYFENASSGFPFENGIMLSTGSATSAGNTQNTNPLNEGTVAWGTDPDLEAALGIDNTLNATSIQFDFISTSSNVQFNYILASEEYFAEYPCLYSDGFAFLIREAGSGNPYQNIAVVPGTSTAVNTNTIHDEIVGFCPAENNAYFEGYNIGDTNFNGRTTVLTASASILPNVQYNIKLIIADQTDRNFDTAVFIEGNSFTDSVNLGDDITTCDATVTLDANTDNPLATYTWLFNDTVITGETGSTLLVNTDGNYKVEITVPLNADFCTFEDSVNVTLNSIQLADTLTDIIVCDDVSNDGEENFDLSIKISEAEAALPSASYTTTFHLNQTEAENNTNALVNYLSTTSTQSVFYRVQDDASGCVYIGTFNLIINPYLTITNPTPLTVCSAGGASVPLTDKDDEISNGNSNYNVNYHYNLADAESGLNPIASPYTPATSTETLYVSIIDITTGCNTTTTLDIQVNVNPAINPDTQMLDACDSDGDGFDTFDLTQNIDDVLQGLTNVTVTYHETLDDANSGSNPIANPTNFPNTTDFQQTVFIRVEDNTTGCASVVPLEIHTFLLETGTEIIDYFECDDPSNDGIVDFDLLQVAEAIINGLEDVTIDFYETEADQLANINPINQNVQYVVNASPKTLYIILNSLTCTHNATIQLIINDGFDIQTLTSQDYCDTDDDGFTSIDLHTFDDYVATDIAGGTVSYFETQADSQSNSNPLPAFYYNTVNPLTVYVRVQNENGCSATSNLTINVLPAPTTTTPDNILVCDDDQDGFSIIDLSTTINQMVSDTSDRTITFHNSQVNAQSNTDAIADYQNYNANTQMVFARIENSITGCYSIEVITIYVNTLPVFNPITTLINCETDGNQIGEFIFIDKDAEILNGQIGKEVLYYLSQADADSNSNAIDKTTVFENTSNPQTIYVRVQNYTNTDCYGTSSFQIEVGSNPIYNNPTDIFVCDDVSNDGFETFNLSEISTQISAGSPETLSITYHLNMADAETQSNPLPNNFTTTVNPQQIFVTVDNGTYCKGITSFEFNVIAVPQTNVASALQQCDDDLDGFSSFDLTQSEVEVLSIRQDNIVIEYFTSVTDLELGTNQISDPSNFTNTSNPQTVFIKISNTVSNCYAQIPLDLIVDVPPTITPNVVLDICEDATFTYNLNNALNALIDTTLDIQIAYYANQADAQSEQNPLNTNYVYSVTNNTVFARANYTGSTCFTIQPFVLAVNPTPNLGTLLDLQNCDDDFDTFSIFDLSQQTPFALDGQNPSDFSVSYFTTQNDAINNTNALTDLLVDSENNTLYYVRIENNATGCFNTTSFATIVSRKPEVDIEDQVLCLENLPLIVTAETNIPTDSYSWSTSSSLSYIEITETGTYSVTVTSQFGCTSTATFTVSESEAATIDFTETVDFSDPNNITVTVSGIGDYLYQLDDLDPQDSNIFGNVPIGPHTITVIDLNGCNSTTKEVVIIDVPKFVTPNGDGYFDYWHITGVNQLKGTVVNIYDRYGKLLKTLTHASLGWDGRYNGNLMPASDYWYVADIKKGAIAFQKKGHFTLKL, from the coding sequence ATGAAACTTAACCTACAAACCCCAATCATTGCTACATTTATCTTGTTTTGCTTGTCTACTCATGCACAACAAATTACAGTAGACGACTCATTTACAGCCCAACAACTTGTAGAAAATAATTTAGTACAAGGTTGTGTTGAAGTAACAAATATTACATCTACCATTAACGGAAATGTTAATGGATTTTCCAGTTTTGGTTATTTTGAAAATGCAAGTTCAGGTTTTCCTTTTGAAAACGGAATAATGCTATCCACAGGTAGCGCTACATCAGCAGGAAACACACAAAATACTAACCCTTTAAATGAAGGGACTGTTGCTTGGGGTACAGATCCTGATTTAGAAGCTGCTTTAGGCATAGACAATACCTTAAACGCAACCTCTATACAATTCGATTTTATTTCTACATCAAGCAATGTTCAATTTAATTACATTTTAGCTTCAGAAGAGTATTTTGCTGAATATCCTTGTTTATACTCGGATGGTTTTGCTTTTTTAATTCGCGAGGCAGGAAGTGGTAATCCTTATCAAAACATTGCAGTAGTTCCCGGAACGTCTACTGCTGTAAATACAAATACAATTCATGACGAAATCGTAGGTTTTTGTCCTGCAGAAAACAATGCCTATTTTGAAGGTTATAACATTGGAGATACAAATTTTAATGGTCGTACAACTGTTTTAACTGCTTCTGCAAGTATATTACCTAATGTACAATACAATATAAAATTAATTATAGCAGATCAAACAGACCGAAACTTTGATACAGCTGTTTTTATAGAAGGAAATAGTTTTACAGATAGTGTAAATCTTGGAGATGATATAACAACATGTGATGCTACAGTAACTCTAGATGCCAATACAGACAATCCTTTAGCAACTTACACTTGGTTATTTAATGACACTGTTATCACAGGAGAAACCGGAAGCACGTTATTAGTAAATACTGACGGTAATTATAAAGTAGAAATTACTGTACCTTTAAATGCCGATTTTTGCACGTTTGAAGATTCAGTAAACGTTACACTTAATAGCATACAACTTGCAGATACATTAACAGACATAATTGTATGCGACGATGTGTCTAACGATGGAGAAGAAAACTTTGATTTATCTATTAAAATATCGGAAGCTGAAGCTGCTTTACCAAGTGCATCGTATACTACAACGTTTCATCTTAATCAAACCGAAGCAGAAAATAACACAAATGCCCTAGTAAATTATTTAAGTACAACGTCAACACAATCTGTATTTTACCGCGTTCAAGATGATGCTTCAGGATGTGTGTATATTGGTACGTTTAATCTTATAATTAACCCTTACTTAACTATAACCAATCCAACACCTTTAACTGTATGTTCTGCAGGAGGTGCTTCTGTGCCACTTACAGATAAAGATGACGAAATATCAAATGGTAACAGTAATTATAATGTTAATTACCACTATAATTTGGCTGATGCCGAAAGTGGATTAAACCCAATAGCTTCGCCTTATACTCCTGCTACTAGTACTGAAACATTATATGTTAGTATTATAGATATAACTACGGGATGCAATACAACCACAACTTTAGACATACAAGTCAATGTTAATCCTGCAATAAATCCAGACACGCAAATGTTAGACGCTTGTGATTCTGATGGAGATGGCTTTGACACCTTTGATTTAACTCAAAATATTGATGATGTACTACAAGGCTTAACTAATGTAACTGTAACATATCACGAAACATTGGATGATGCTAATAGTGGTTCAAACCCTATTGCTAATCCGACCAACTTCCCTAATACTACAGATTTTCAGCAAACTGTTTTTATCAGAGTAGAAGATAACACAACTGGTTGCGCATCTGTAGTACCATTAGAGATTCACACTTTTTTATTAGAAACAGGTACAGAAATAATAGATTATTTTGAATGTGATGATCCATCAAATGATGGTATTGTGGATTTTGATTTATTACAAGTAGCTGAAGCCATAATTAATGGATTAGAAGATGTTACTATTGACTTTTACGAAACTGAAGCAGACCAATTGGCTAACATAAACCCAATTAATCAAAATGTACAGTATGTTGTAAATGCGTCGCCAAAAACATTATACATTATATTAAATAGCTTAACGTGTACACACAACGCAACTATACAATTAATAATCAACGATGGGTTTGATATTCAAACACTAACCTCTCAAGATTATTGTGACACAGATGACGATGGCTTTACTAGTATAGATTTACATACGTTTGATGATTACGTTGCAACAGATATTGCAGGTGGAACGGTTTCTTATTTTGAAACTCAAGCAGACAGTCAGTCTAACTCAAACCCTTTACCTGCGTTTTATTACAATACAGTTAATCCATTAACGGTTTATGTACGTGTACAAAACGAGAATGGTTGCAGTGCTACATCAAACCTAACAATTAATGTATTACCTGCTCCAACGACAACAACTCCTGATAACATATTGGTATGTGATGACGATCAAGATGGTTTTTCTATAATTGATTTATCAACTACTATTAATCAAATGGTATCTGACACATCAGACAGAACAATCACATTTCATAACTCTCAAGTCAATGCTCAAAGTAATACAGATGCCATAGCAGATTACCAAAACTACAATGCTAATACGCAAATGGTTTTTGCAAGAATAGAAAACAGTATTACTGGTTGCTATTCTATTGAGGTTATCACTATTTATGTAAATACATTACCTGTTTTTAATCCAATAACAACATTAATTAATTGTGAAACTGATGGTAATCAAATTGGAGAGTTTATTTTTATTGATAAAGATGCAGAAATATTAAATGGACAAATTGGTAAAGAAGTTCTTTATTATTTATCGCAAGCTGATGCAGATAGCAACAGCAACGCTATAGACAAAACAACCGTTTTTGAAAATACATCAAACCCTCAAACCATATATGTTCGTGTTCAAAATTATACAAATACAGATTGTTATGGTACCTCATCTTTTCAAATAGAAGTGGGTTCTAACCCAATCTACAACAATCCTACAGATATATTTGTTTGTGACGATGTTAGTAATGATGGCTTTGAAACCTTTAATCTTTCAGAAATTTCAACACAAATCAGTGCAGGTTCTCCTGAAACGTTAAGCATCACTTACCACCTTAATATGGCTGATGCCGAAACACAATCTAATCCATTACCTAATAACTTTACAACAACTGTTAATCCACAGCAAATTTTTGTTACTGTAGATAATGGTACTTACTGTAAAGGCATTACTAGTTTTGAGTTTAACGTTATTGCTGTACCACAAACTAATGTAGCTAGTGCATTACAACAATGTGATGATGATTTAGATGGCTTTAGTAGTTTTGATTTAACACAATCAGAAGTAGAGGTTCTATCTATTAGACAAGACAATATTGTAATTGAATATTTTACATCTGTTACAGATCTAGAGCTTGGAACAAATCAAATTAGTGATCCTTCTAATTTTACCAACACATCTAATCCACAGACTGTGTTTATTAAAATATCTAATACTGTATCTAATTGTTATGCACAAATACCTTTAGATTTAATTGTAGACGTGCCTCCTACTATTACTCCAAACGTGGTTTTAGATATTTGCGAAGATGCTACTTTTACATATAATTTAAACAATGCACTAAATGCATTGATTGACACAACATTAGACATTCAAATTGCTTATTATGCTAATCAAGCAGATGCTCAATCAGAACAAAATCCATTAAATACAAATTACGTTTATAGTGTAACAAATAATACTGTATTTGCTCGTGCTAACTACACAGGCAGTACTTGTTTTACTATTCAACCTTTTGTTTTGGCAGTAAACCCAACACCTAATTTAGGTACATTGTTAGATTTACAAAATTGCGATGATGATTTTGACACATTCTCCATCTTTGATTTAAGTCAACAAACTCCTTTTGCATTAGATGGACAAAACCCTAGTGACTTTAGTGTATCTTATTTTACAACACAAAACGATGCTATTAATAATACAAATGCATTAACAGATTTACTTGTAGACTCAGAAAACAACACACTATATTATGTAAGAATAGAAAACAACGCTACAGGATGTTTTAACACCACTAGCTTTGCGACTATTGTTAGCAGAAAACCAGAAGTAGACATTGAAGACCAAGTGTTATGTTTAGAAAACTTACCATTAATAGTAACTGCCGAAACTAATATCCCAACAGACAGTTATAGCTGGTCTACAAGTAGTAGTTTAAGTTATATTGAAATTACAGAAACAGGAACATACTCAGTAACCGTTACATCACAATTTGGCTGTACTTCTACAGCTACTTTTACCGTTTCAGAGTCAGAAGCTGCAACTATTGACTTTACCGAAACAGTAGATTTTTCAGACCCAAATAATATTACAGTAACCGTTTCTGGTATTGGTGATTATTTATATCAGCTTGACGACTTAGACCCTCAAGACTCTAACATTTTTGGTAATGTACCAATTGGTCCACATACAATAACTGTAATAGATTTAAATGGATGTAACTCAACAACCAAAGAGGTAGTTATAATAGATGTACCAAAATTTGTTACACCTAATGGTGATGGCTATTTTGATTATTGGCATATTACTGGTGTAAACCAACTTAAAGGTACTGTGGTTAATATTTACGATCGTTATGGTAAATTACTAAAAACATTAACACATGCTTCTCTTGGATGGGATGGCAGATATAATGGCAACTTAATGCCTGCAAGTGATTATTGGTACGTTGCAGACATAAAAAAAGGCGCTATAGCGTTTCAGAAAAAAGGACATTTTACACTTAAGCTTTAA